In Bombus fervidus isolate BK054 chromosome 11, iyBomFerv1, whole genome shotgun sequence, a single genomic region encodes these proteins:
- the LOC139992140 gene encoding LOW QUALITY PROTEIN: uncharacterized aarF domain-containing protein kinase 2-like (The sequence of the model RefSeq protein was modified relative to this genomic sequence to represent the inferred CDS: deleted 2 bases in 1 codon; substituted 3 bases at 3 genomic stop codons): MAFYSNFSRAFRFNKFLQNLGQKWQRKKYVTPIRFHRSIARNVSNFESSKRVVKAVLILSYKPQHRTQIYENDLLAKNTEYESFFDIILIVARILVIGSILTGLSVVYLITRFTHGHVFPIILRKGIEFLGPIFIKFGQWASTRKDLFPEDVCRTLSLLQHNASAHSWIYTKQLLKAIYGSNWRNIFVKFEHEMPIGSGCCAQVYKAWVDLNARVDVTRKPQIPAFIQIIEYLKFGSLISFIEKTLNIDETDKNVNAYVSRKLQPVAVKILHPGIKGQLRRDLCIMRGICKCATYIVPQLQWLSLNDCIDEFSQIMENQVDMNLEAQNLIQFSKNFSRKKDVIFPRPYTDFTQREVLVESFHEGFPISEYLGDHDTTLQGRLAKIGIKTILKMVXRGLSTXLVSRRVILMDFLINYNKLSGKXQVFKDNFIHCDLHPGNILVQTNCEPIGKISAWFWKFIDRKYLPTYPRLVILDCGLVVSLNDRCRQNLKNVFRSVLMGNGELAAEYILEHSSRVSPDPDGFKNTMKDIVNSHLQSRVNVDVSTVVTELFSAMVRHRVKQDGTFSSVILSMVVIEGLGRSLDPNIDIFTEVVPFIFTSTALYDD, from the exons ATGGCTTTCTATTCGAACTTTTCAAGAGCATTTCGTTTCAACAAATTCCTTCAAAATCTTGGACAAAAGtggcaaagaaaaaaatatgtaaccCCGATACGATTTCATCGATCGATAGCAAGAAACGTTAGCAATTTTGAAAGTTCAAAGCGAGTGGTTAAAGCTGTTCTTATCTTGTCTTACAAGCCTCAGCATCGAACGCAAATTTATGAAAACGATCTGTTGGCAAAGAACACGGAATACGAAAGTTTCTTTGATATAATCTTAATCGTGGCAAGAATTCTTGTGATAGGTTCTATTCTTACTGGATTGTCTGTCGTATATTTGATCACACGTTTTACACATGGACACGTGTTTCCGATAATCCTCCGGAAAG GTATCGAATTTCTCGGgccaatttttataaaattcggtCAATGGGCGTCAACAAGAAAAGATTTGTTTCCTGAGGATGTTTGTCGTACGCTGTCATTATTGCAACATAACGCTTCCGCACATTCTTGGATTTATACAAAGCAATTGCTTAAAGCCATATACGGCTCGAATTGGAggaatatattcgtaaaattcgAACACGAGATGCCTATCGGATCAGGGTGTTGTGCTCag GTGTACAAGGCATGGGTAGATCTGAATGCTCGAGTGGATGTAACGCGAAAACCTCAAATACCTGCATTTATACAAA ttatcgaatatttaaaatttggcTCGTTAATCAGTTTCATTG agAAAACGTTGAATATTGATGAAACAGATAAGAACGTTAATGCATATGTAAGTCGGAAGCTACAACCGGTAGCGGTTAAAATTTTACATCCTGGAATTAAAGGACAACTAAG AAGAGATCTCTGCATAATGAGAGGGATTTGCAAATGCGCGACATATATCGTGCCCCAATTGCAATGGCTCAGTCTTAACGATTGCATCGATGAATTTTCACAAATAATGGAAAATCAA GTCGACATGAATTTGGAAGCACAGAATTTGATTCagttttcgaaaaatttttcAAGGAAAAAGGATGTCATATTCCCCCGGCCCTACACAGATTTTACTCAACGCGAAGTTCTCGTGGAAAGTTTTCACGAAGGTTTTCCAATTTCCGAGTATCTCGGAGATCACGATACAACATTGCAAGGAAGGCTGGCTAAGATAGGGATCAAAACGATTTTAAAAATGGTATAGCGCGGTCTGTCAACATGATTGGTATCGCGTCGAGTAATTCTCATGGActtcttaattaattacaat aAGTTATCGGGAAAATGACAGGTGTTTAAAGACAACTTCATTCACTGTGACTTGCATCCTGGTAATATCTTGGTACAGACAAATTGTGAGCCTATTGGAAAGATTAGCGCTTGGTTTTggaaatttatcgatcgaaagTACTTACCGACTTATCCACGCTTGGTCATACTCGATTGTGGTTTGGTAGTATCTCTGAACGATCGCTGTCGACAAAATCTTAAGAACGTCTTCCGATCGGTGCTCATGGGAAAC ggTGAATTGGCAGCGGAATACATTCTGGAACATAGTTCGCGCGTATCCCCCGACCCAGACGGTTTTAAGAATACAATGAAAGATATCGTAAACTCGCATCTTCAAAGTAGAGTCAAT GTAGACGTGAGTACCGTTGTGACTGAATTGTTTTCCGCGATGGTTCGGCATCGTGTGAAGCAAGACGGAACCTTCAGCAGCGTGATTCTCAGTATGGTAGTGATCGAAGGCCTCGGTCGCAGTCTGGATCCAAATATCGATATCTTCACAGAGGTTGTGCCGTTCATTTTTACAAGTACAGCGTTGTACGACGATTAa